The Streptomyces sp. B3I8 nucleotide sequence GGGGCGGCACGGGAGCTGGCGGGGCGGGGGGTGGAGGTCTGCCGGGGTGGTGACGGGGAGGTGCACGCGGTGCGGGGGGCCGGGTTCGCGGGGGTGCAGTTCCATCCGGAGTCGGTGCTGACGGTGAACGGGGCGGAGGTGGTACGGGAGTTGCTGGCGGGGGTGGCGGAAGGGGTGCGCCCCTGAATTTCTTCCTCGCCCCCGCCGCCCCTTCCCTTCCCGTCCCTTCAGGGGGCTCCGCCCCTCGGACCCCGGCACGGGGCTTCGCCCCGTATCGCGCGGTTCCCCGCGCCCCTGATCAGGGGCGCGGGGAACTGGCGTCTTCCGGGGGTCCGGGGGCGCAGCCCCCCGGGGGTGGGACGGGAAGGGGCGGCGGGGCGGGAAGAAGTGCCCTCAGCCGAAGAAGACCGACGCCTCCTCGTACAGGGACGCGTCGACCGTCTTCAGGCGGGACGTCGCCTCGGCGATCGGGACGCGGACGATGTCCGTGCCCCGCAGCGCCACCATCTTCCCGAACTCCCCGTCCCGCACGCACTCGATCGCGTGCAGCCCGAACCGCGTCGCGAGCCACCGGTCGAACGCGCTCGGCGTCCCCCCGCGCTGCACATGCCCCAGCACCGTCGTCCGCGCCTCCTTCCCCGTCCGCCGCTCGATCTGCTTCGCCAGCCACTCCCCCACCCCGGACAGCCGCACATGCCCGAAGGAGTCCATGGAGTCGTCCTTCAGCACCATGTCGCCGTCCCGGGGCTGCGCCCCCTCCGCGACGACCACGATCGGCGCGTACGACGCCTTGAACCGCGAGGTCACCCACGCGCACACCTGCTCGACGTCGAACCTCCGCTCGGGGATGAGGATGACGTTGGCGCCGCCGGCCAGCCCGGAGTGCAGGGCGATCCAGCCGGCGTGCCGGCCCATCACCTCGACCACCAGCACCCGCATGTGCGACTCGGCGGTGGTGTGCAGCCGGTCGATGGCCTCGGTGGCGATGTTGACGGCGGTGTCGAAGCCGAAGGTGTAGTCGGTGGCGGACAGGTCGTTGTCGATGGTCTTCGGCACGCCGACGACGTGGATCCCGTACTCGTCGGCCAGGCGCGCGGCGACCCCGAGGGTGTCCTCGCCGCCGATCGCGACGAGCGCGTCGACCTCCTCCTTGGCGAGGTTGTCCTTGATGCGGCGGATGCCGTTCTCCTGCTTGAGGGGGTTGGTGCGGGAGGAGCCGAGGATCGTGCCGCCGCGGGGCAGGATGCCGCGCACGGCGGGGATGTCGAGATGGACGGTGTCGCCCTCCAGGGGACCGCGCCAGCCGTCCCGGAAGCCGACGAAGTCGTAGCCGTACTCCTGCACGCCCTTGCGGACGATGCCCCGGATGACGGCGTTGAGCCCGGGGCAGTCGCCGCCCCCGGTCAGTACTCCTACCCGCATGACAGTGTCCCTTCGCCGCGGTTGCCTGACGCGGGTCACGCTAATGGTGACCCACGTCACTTCGGCATGCACGGGACGGTCAATTCCGGTGAATCACTCGGACGTTGATCAATCGGGCTTCGTTTGGCGGATCGGTGACGTCACATATGTTTGGGAACCGGTGCGTACCGCGCGGTCAGGAGTCGTCGAGACCCCGCTCAATGGCGTACCGGACCAGCTCGACCCTGTTGTGGAGCTGGAGTTTGCCCAGGGTGTTCTGCACGTGGTTCTGGACGGTGCGGTGCGAGATGACGAGGCGTTCGGCGATCTGCTTGTAGCTCAGGCCCTTGGCGACGAGGCGGAGCACCTCGGTCTCGCGTTCGGTCAGCCGCGGCGCCCGGGCGGCGTCACCGGCGTCCGGGACGGGAGCGGGCTCGGCGGCCAGCCGCCGGTACTCGCCGAGGACGAGCCCGGCGAGTCCGGGGGTGAAGACGGGGTCGCCGGCCGCCGTGCGGCGCACCGCGTCGACGAGCTCCTCGGTGGAGGCGGACTTGACCAGGTAGCCGGTGGCGCCGGACTTCACCGCCTCCAGCACGTCCGCGTGCTCGCCGCTGGCCGAGAGCACCAGCACCCGCAGGCCGGGGCGGGCGCCGACCAGTTCCTTGCACACCTGGACGCCGGGCTTGGCGGGCAGGTTGAGGTCGAGCACGAGGACGTCGGGGGCGGCGGCCGTGGCCCGGCGCACCGCCTGTTCGCCGTCACCGGCGGTGGCGACCACGTCGAAGCCCGACTCGGCCAGGTCGCGGGCGACGGCGTCGCGCCACATCGGGTGGTCGTCGACCACCATGACCCGGATCCGGCCGCCGCCCTCGCCCACACCGGTACCGCCCTCGCCGGCAGCGCCGTGCGTGTCGCGTGTGTCCCGCCGGTCGTTCATCGCCGTCCCGCCTTCCCCCGTACGTCCCGTACGTCCCGTGCACCGGCCCCTGTGTCCGGCGCGTCCTTCGGCAGTCTCAGTTCCACCTCGGTGCCCTGACCGGGGACCGAGAGCAGCTCGGCCGTGCCGCCGAGGTCGCGCAGCCGGCCCCGGATCGACTGGGCGACGCCGAGCCGGCCCTCCCCCTCGGCCTGGGCCAGCCGCCCCTCGGGGACCCCGGGGCCGTCGTCCCGTACGGTGACGACGATCTCGTCCGGTTCGTCCTCGACCAGGATCCAGGCCCGGGCCTCGTCCCCCGCGTGGAGCCGTACGTTGTCCAGCGCGGCACCGACCGCGGCGGCCACCTCGCGCGCGGCCGCCGGCGGGAGGGGCACCGGCGCGCCGGGGTCGGAGAGGGTGACCCGGGCCCCGGCGTGGGGGGCGAGGAGGGAGCGCAGGTCGACCGGCCCGTGCGGGCCTTCCCCCGCACCGCTCTCCGCGCCCGCCGCCTCGTCGGCCCCGTCGTCCGGTTCCTGCACGAGTCTGACGAACGCGCCCTCGGCCGCGTCCTCGGAAAGGCGGGAGACGGGGCTGGGGCCGCCGGTGACCAGGGAGCGCAGCGCCACCTCCTGCTCGCCGGCCATCCTCCCCAGTTCCGCCGCCTCGCCGCCCAGCGCGGTACCGCGCCGCTGCACCATGGCGAGGACCTGGAGCACGCCGTCGTGGATGTCCCGGGCGAGCCGTTCCCGTTCGCGGTTGGCGGCCTCGATCTCCAGGGCGCGGGCGAGGGTGCGCTCGGAGGCGCGGGCGACCTCGACGACGTAACCGATGGCGATGGCGGCGACCCAGACGAGGACGACGTTGTGCAGGGTGTCCCGGGTCGGCGCCCCGCGCTCGACCAGGTTGGCGGCGGCCACCAGCGTGGAGGCGAAGGCCGCCCAGCGCCAGCCGCCCTTGACGGCGAACGCCAGGACGGAGCCGGCGGTCCATATCGAGGGCAGGGTCGGGCCGCCCTCGACGACCCGTTGGTGGGCGTCGGCGACCGGGGTGAGCAGGATGCCGGTGAGCGCGACGGTCAGGTCGACGGCGAGGAACGGCTTGGTGCAGTGCGCCGCGCCCGCGACCTTGGGCAGGGTGGCCAGGGTCCACACGACCAGGACGGCGAAGTAACCGATGGCCACGCCGGGCCGCCGGAAGTCGCCGTACGCGCTGAGGAAGAACCCCAGGGCGTACAGCATCGTCAGGACGCGGTAGGCGGTGAGCGCGCGCCACAGAGGCTGCTCGACCGACATCCTCATGACCTTCACGCGTTTCGGCATGTTCCCCCGCCTCTGCCGGAATCCTCGGCCGCCCGCCCCCGTGGCGGCCGGCGGCCCCGTGGCTACCCCTGCTTCTCGGCCTTGGCGGCCTCCGCGAGCCGCCGCTTGGCGGCCGTCGCGTAGATGTCGACGTACTCCTGGCCGGAGAGCCGCATGATCTCGTACATGACCTCGTCGGTCAGCGCCCGCAGGACGAAGCGGTCGTGCTCCATGCCCTGATAGCGGGAGAAGTCCAGCGGCCTGCCGATACGGATGCCCGGGCGCATGAGCTTGGGCACCACCTTCCCGGGCGGCTGGATCTTCTCCGTGTCGATCATCGCGACCGGGAGGACGGGCGCGCCGCCGGCCAGCGCCACGCGGGCCAGTCCGCCGGGCTTGCCCCGGTAGAGGCGGCCGTCGGGCGAGCGGGTGCCCTCCGGGTAGATGCCGAACAGTTCGCCGCGGCGCAGCACCTCGACGCCGCTGCGCACGGCCGCCTCACCGGCGCCGCGCGCGCCCGAGCGGTCGACGGGGAGCTGGCCGGCGCTTCTGAAGAAGGCGGCGGTCATCCGTCCCTTGATACCGGGCGTGGTGAAGTACTCGGCCTTCGCGATGAAGGTGACCTTGCGGTCGAGCACCGCGGGCAGGAAGAAGGAGTCCGAGAAGGACAGATGGTTGCTGGCCAGGATCGCGGGACCGGTGGCGGGCACGTGCTCCAGGCCCTCCACCCAGGGGCGGAAGGCGAGCTTCAGCGTGCCCCCGACGGTGACCTTCATCGCGCCGTACAACAACCGAGTGCCTCCCGATGTCCTCGAACAGACCATAAACGATGTCCCCGGACATGACGGCGGGGCGATGTCCCCGGACATGACGGTGGCACGACGCCCCCGGACATGACGGTGGGGCGGCACCCGGCCGCCCCACCGCACTGTCGCGCGTCGGCTCAGCGCAGGAACGCCCCGAAGTGGGCCTTCGTGGCGGGCGCCGAGAGGTCACCGGCGCCGAACGAGACGGACGACGTGGCGGTCAGGCCGTTCGCCGTACCGGGCAGCACCCACACCGAGCCCTTCTCGGCGTTCTCGGCGGTGGACCCGGCGGCGAGGTCGAGGTGTCCGTCGCCGTCGACGTCCAGGAGCGCGCTGCTCACGCCGAACCGGTCGCCGGCCTCGGCGGCCCCGGGCACCCCGGCGGTGTTCTGGTGGAACGTCTGGGCGCCGGCGCCCGTCACGCCGGAGGCGCTGCCGGGCACGAGGGCGACCGAGCCGGCGTCCTCTATGTCGCCGACGTCCTCGCCGGGCAGGCCGAGCGCGATGTCGGCGTACCCGTCGCCCGTGACGTCGCCGACCGACACCGTGGTGCCGATCCCGTCGCCCTCCTCCTCGGCTCCGGGGAAGCCGGGCAGGCTCTGGTCGAAGGACTGCACGTGGTCCTCGGAGAGGCCGGAGGCCGAGCCGAAGGCGATGCGGACCTTGTCGTTCCAGCCGTCGCGGCCGACGACCACGTCGTCGTAGCCGTCGTTGTTGACGTCTCCGATGCCGGTGCCCGTCTCGTGGCCGGTGTCCTCCCCGGGCACCCAGCCGCGGGTGAAGCCGGAGGCGCCGCCGCCGAGCAGCAGCCGGTTGCCCCAGACGCCGTCGCCGCCGTAGACCCACTGGACGATGTCGTCCTTGCCGTCCCCGTTGACGTCACCGACCTGGCCGGAGTCGATGGGGCCGGTGATCGAGGAGGCGCCGTCCTCGCAGCCGCCGTTGGTGGCGCAGGACGCGTCGTCCGCCCCGTAGCCCCACCACAGGGACTTGTTCAGGAGGGGCAGGACGGCGGTGGGCTTGCCGGCCCGGGAGACGGGGCCCTTCCACAGGGCGGCCGGGGCGCCCTCGGGGTCGTCGCCGCCGAGGGACTGGGCGGAGAAGAGGGCGAGGTCGGTCTTCCCGTCGCCGTCGAAGTCGCCGGCCTGCGGGGCGGACCCGTAGCCGGCCAGGGCCGTGCCGCCGGTGAGCCCGGACGCGGAGCCCCACAGGACGACGGAGCCGGCCTTGCCGCCGGCGATCACCAGGTCGCTGAAGCCGTCGCCGTCCAGGTCGCCCTTGCTGAAGGTGGAGCCGAAGCGCTGGCCCGCGGTGGCGGAGCCGGGGACGCCGCTGGTGGAGCGGCTGATCACCTTCTTGTCGGTGAGGGAGACGCCGTCGGCGGAACCGTAGGTGACGGCCACGTAGCCGGCCTTGGCCGCGTCGGAGACCGTGGCGTCGGGGGCGCCCACGACCAGGTCGGCGTATCCGTCGCCGTTGAAGTCGTTCTGCGCGGCGGCCCCGGCCGGGGTGGCCGGGGCCGCCTGCGCGGAGCCGGCGGACAGGGCCACGGCGCCGAGTCCCGCGGCGAGCAGCGCGGCGGCGGCCAGGGGCGCGGTGAGACGCGCGGTAAGGGTTCGGCGGAGCGGTCGGGTCATGTGGGGGAGCCTTTCGGATCGGTCGGTTCCGGGACGCGGAATGCCGCGTTCAGTGAGTTCGACGTGATCCGGGGGCCATGAGTTGTACATGCGAATGTCATGGCTCGGTAACTGTGCCCGGCGCGGGGGTGCCCCCAAGTCCACTCCGCGAAGGGCGAGTTCGGGACGGGGCGGACGCGGGTGGGACGTCCGTGCGGATCTGCGCCGCGCCCGGCGCGGCCTGCGGCCGCAGGGCCCGACGGCCCTGGTCGGTGTCAGTGCGGTCGCGTACGGTGAAGTACGCCGTCCGACCGCGACCGTCGATCACCGAACGGCCGGTCGTCGGTTTCCGTACTGCTGAGCACAGGCATCACCACTGGGCGCGGTGTTCACCAGCGAGCACAGTCCTTCCCGCAGTACCGACCACTCCGCCGTACCGACTACTCCGCCGTACCGACTACTCCGCCGTACCGACTACTGACGAACAGGAGACCGACGTGCCGGTCCTCCCTGGAGCCGAACCGTACCGCCACGAGGGCGGTCCGGTCGGTGTGCTGCTGTGCCATGGCTTCACCGGTTCCCCGCAGTCGCTGCGCCCCTGGGCGGAGCATCTGGCGCGGCGGCATCTGACCGTCTCCCTGCCGCTGCTGCCCGGGCACGGCACCCGTTGGCAGGACATGCAGCTCACCGGCTGGCCGGACTGGTACGCCGAGGTCGACCGCGAGCTGCGGGTACTGCGGGAGCGGTGCGCGCACGTCTTCGTCCTCGGCCTGTCGATGGGCGGGGCGCTGGCGCTGCGGCTCGCCGCGAAGCACGGGGACGCGGTGACCGGGGTCGTGGCCGTCAACCCCGCCAACAAGGTGCACGGGCTCGCCGCGCACGCCCTGCCGGTGGTCCGGCACCTGGTGCCGAGCACCCGGGGGATCGTCAGCGACATCGCGAAGGAGGGCGGCGAGGAGGTCGGGTACGGCAGGGTGCCGCTGCACGCGGCGCATTCCCTGCGCTCCTTCCTGCGCCGGGTGGACGGCGAGCTGCCACAGGTCACACAACCGCTGCTGCTGATGCGCAGCACGCGGGACCACGTGGTGCCGGCCGCCGACTCCGCGCGGGTGCTGAGCCGGGTGTCGTCGACCGACGTCACCGAGATCCTGCTGGAACAGAGCTACCACGTGGCGACGTTGGACCATGACGCGGACCGGATCTTCGAGGAGACCCACGCGTTCATCGGCCGTCTCACGCCCGAGTCCGCGCCCGCACCCGGGGAGGGGCACGACCACGAGGAAGGGACGGCCGTAGGTGGCTGAGCACGACTCCGACCACGAGCCGGAGGAGCGAGGGCTCCCCCTCGACGAGGACGCCGCGTGGGCGGCGATCGTCGCGGGGTACGGCGAGGAACCGCCGGACCCGCCCGGCGCGAAACCGTTCAAACCGTTCCGGCCGGTGAGACCGGTCCGCCCGGTGGAGGACGTGTCCCTGCCGGAGCCGCCGGGAGCGGCGGCCGGACCGGGAGCGGCGGAGGGACCCGGCGCGGCCGGGACTCCCGGTGGAGACACGACGGCGGGCGGCGGAACCGGAACCTTGGGTGACGCCACGGGGTCCGGCGGACCCGCGGGCGCGGTCACGGGACCCGGCGGGATCGGCTCTCCCGGCCGGGCCGGAGGGCAGGGCGCGGTCGGTATCCCCGGCGACTCCGGTCCCGCGGCCGTACCGGGTGCGGGGGACGCGCCCGGCTCGTCCGGCGCCGACGCCCCCTCGGCGGGGGACGGCGGGCCGCCGCGTACGGGGCGGCCCGGCGGGGCGCTGGGCGGTTCGATCTCGTTCGCGCCCGGTGTCGGGCCGCGGGACTACTCCCCGCCGAGCGGGCCCCGTGGGGACGACGACGAGGGGCACTTCGTGCCTCCGGAGCCGCCGCCGCTGCCCGCCTCCGACACCACGGCCAGGTTCGCCTGGCTCGGCGCGGTCGGCGGTCCGATCCTGCTCCTGCTCGCCGTCCTGCTCGGCTGGGACATGACCTGGTGGCTCACCACCGCCTGTATCGGCGGGTTCCTCGGCGGCTGCGCCACCCTCGTGGTGCGCATGCACCCGGGCGACGAGGACGACGACGACCCCGGCCGGGGCGCGGTGGTCTGACGACGGGGCGGCCTCCGCGGACGACGGGCGGCCCCCGTGCCGGGGCTCAGCCGGTGGGCGGAAGCCTCAGGGCGGCGAGGACCGGAAGGTGGTCGCTGGCCGCCTTCAGGTCCCGTGCCCTCACGCCCGGGTGACCGAACGGGACGCCGCAGCCGAGGATCTCCACGCCCTTGGTGGCGAAGAGCGCGTCGATACGGCGGTGCGGGTCGGTGCGGGTCCAGGTGTGCTCCTCGCCCCACGGCGCGGCGGTCCGGCAGTCCCGCAGGTCGGCCGCGATCCGGCCGAAGGTACGGCCGGTGGGGGGCTCGTTGAGGTCGCCGCCGGCCAGGACGTGCGGGGTGCCGAGGGCGGCGACCCGGTCGAGGAGCAGGCCGCCCTGCTGGTGACGCTCCTGCTCCTGGAGCGAGAGGTGGCAGCTCAGGACGCCGAGGCGGGCGCCGCCGAAGCGGACGACCGCGGTGGCGAAGCCGCGCCGGTGCTGTCCGGGGGTGAGCGGCAGCAGGACGTCCTCGGTGCGCTCGACGGTGGCACGCAGGGAGCACAGCAGGGCGGGCCCCGCGGCGGTGCCGCCGCCGGAGAGCATGACGAGCCCGGAGGCCGCGGCGAGGCGGGCCAGTTTCTTGCGCCAGCGGAAGAAGCGGGGGGCCTCCTGGAGGAGGACGAGGTCCGGGGCGCAGGCGGTGAGGACGCGGGCGAGAGCGTCGGTGTCGTCCTTGAGGGAGCGCACGTTGTAGC carries:
- a CDS encoding 1-acyl-sn-glycerol-3-phosphate acyltransferase, which codes for MYGAMKVTVGGTLKLAFRPWVEGLEHVPATGPAILASNHLSFSDSFFLPAVLDRKVTFIAKAEYFTTPGIKGRMTAAFFRSAGQLPVDRSGARGAGEAAVRSGVEVLRRGELFGIYPEGTRSPDGRLYRGKPGGLARVALAGGAPVLPVAMIDTEKIQPPGKVVPKLMRPGIRIGRPLDFSRYQGMEHDRFVLRALTDEVMYEIMRLSGQEYVDIYATAAKRRLAEAAKAEKQG
- a CDS encoding FG-GAP-like repeat-containing protein, which gives rise to MTRPLRRTLTARLTAPLAAAALLAAGLGAVALSAGSAQAAPATPAGAAAQNDFNGDGYADLVVGAPDATVSDAAKAGYVAVTYGSADGVSLTDKKVISRSTSGVPGSATAGQRFGSTFSKGDLDGDGFSDLVIAGGKAGSVVLWGSASGLTGGTALAGYGSAPQAGDFDGDGKTDLALFSAQSLGGDDPEGAPAALWKGPVSRAGKPTAVLPLLNKSLWWGYGADDASCATNGGCEDGASSITGPIDSGQVGDVNGDGKDDIVQWVYGGDGVWGNRLLLGGGASGFTRGWVPGEDTGHETGTGIGDVNNDGYDDVVVGRDGWNDKVRIAFGSASGLSEDHVQSFDQSLPGFPGAEEEGDGIGTTVSVGDVTGDGYADIALGLPGEDVGDIEDAGSVALVPGSASGVTGAGAQTFHQNTAGVPGAAEAGDRFGVSSALLDVDGDGHLDLAAGSTAENAEKGSVWVLPGTANGLTATSSVSFGAGDLSAPATKAHFGAFLR
- a CDS encoding 6-phosphofructokinase encodes the protein MRVGVLTGGGDCPGLNAVIRGIVRKGVQEYGYDFVGFRDGWRGPLEGDTVHLDIPAVRGILPRGGTILGSSRTNPLKQENGIRRIKDNLAKEEVDALVAIGGEDTLGVAARLADEYGIHVVGVPKTIDNDLSATDYTFGFDTAVNIATEAIDRLHTTAESHMRVLVVEVMGRHAGWIALHSGLAGGANVILIPERRFDVEQVCAWVTSRFKASYAPIVVVAEGAQPRDGDMVLKDDSMDSFGHVRLSGVGEWLAKQIERRTGKEARTTVLGHVQRGGTPSAFDRWLATRFGLHAIECVRDGEFGKMVALRGTDIVRVPIAEATSRLKTVDASLYEEASVFFG
- a CDS encoding endonuclease/exonuclease/phosphatase family protein; translated protein: MPTTAPLATSRTEPDGTAVIRALSYNVRSLKDDTDALARVLTACAPDLVLLQEAPRFFRWRKKLARLAAASGLVMLSGGGTAAGPALLCSLRATVERTEDVLLPLTPGQHRRGFATAVVRFGGARLGVLSCHLSLQEQERHQQGGLLLDRVAALGTPHVLAGGDLNEPPTGRTFGRIAADLRDCRTAAPWGEEHTWTRTDPHRRIDALFATKGVEILGCGVPFGHPGVRARDLKAASDHLPVLAALRLPPTG
- a CDS encoding carboxylesterase produces the protein MPVLPGAEPYRHEGGPVGVLLCHGFTGSPQSLRPWAEHLARRHLTVSLPLLPGHGTRWQDMQLTGWPDWYAEVDRELRVLRERCAHVFVLGLSMGGALALRLAAKHGDAVTGVVAVNPANKVHGLAAHALPVVRHLVPSTRGIVSDIAKEGGEEVGYGRVPLHAAHSLRSFLRRVDGELPQVTQPLLLMRSTRDHVVPAADSARVLSRVSSTDVTEILLEQSYHVATLDHDADRIFEETHAFIGRLTPESAPAPGEGHDHEEGTAVGG
- a CDS encoding response regulator transcription factor, with the translated sequence MVVDDHPMWRDAVARDLAESGFDVVATAGDGEQAVRRATAAAPDVLVLDLNLPAKPGVQVCKELVGARPGLRVLVLSASGEHADVLEAVKSGATGYLVKSASTEELVDAVRRTAAGDPVFTPGLAGLVLGEYRRLAAEPAPVPDAGDAARAPRLTERETEVLRLVAKGLSYKQIAERLVISHRTVQNHVQNTLGKLQLHNRVELVRYAIERGLDDS
- the macS gene encoding MacS family sensor histidine kinase; this encodes MPKRVKVMRMSVEQPLWRALTAYRVLTMLYALGFFLSAYGDFRRPGVAIGYFAVLVVWTLATLPKVAGAAHCTKPFLAVDLTVALTGILLTPVADAHQRVVEGGPTLPSIWTAGSVLAFAVKGGWRWAAFASTLVAAANLVERGAPTRDTLHNVVLVWVAAIAIGYVVEVARASERTLARALEIEAANRERERLARDIHDGVLQVLAMVQRRGTALGGEAAELGRMAGEQEVALRSLVTGGPSPVSRLSEDAAEGAFVRLVQEPDDGADEAAGAESGAGEGPHGPVDLRSLLAPHAGARVTLSDPGAPVPLPPAAAREVAAAVGAALDNVRLHAGDEARAWILVEDEPDEIVVTVRDDGPGVPEGRLAQAEGEGRLGVAQSIRGRLRDLGGTAELLSVPGQGTEVELRLPKDAPDTGAGARDVRDVRGKAGRR